A genomic region of Methanosarcina thermophila TM-1 contains the following coding sequences:
- a CDS encoding calcium-transporting P-type ATPase, PMR1-type → MGLTGDKNWMYYDEAADAVLKTLNTSENGLSSGEAKNRLEKYGKNELKEEEKTSVVKLFLSQFKSFLIIILIAAALVSAFLGELIDAFVILFTVFLAGVLGFVQEYRAEESIKLLKALTSPEALVIRDGKEVKIPSSLLVPGDILVLQAGDRIPADARLLEALSLEIDESSLTGESIPVGKCTDIFPTETPQPDRKNMVYTGTSVTYGRGKAVVTATGMNTAFGKLAGLLGEIERERTPLQEKLDQFGRWLGTATLIVVAFVAILGIFQGFDPFEMFLWGVALAVAAIPEALPAVVTVGLALGVRRMVKRHALIRRLPSVETLGSTNIICTDKTGTLTQNKMTVEKVYVNGTLLSVTGEGYKPAGDFFNGDKPVSEDVHLHRLLIAGALCNDAGLFEENGVWDITGDPTEGALVVVAAKEGIWKTALEEKHRRKGEVPFSSERKMMTTLNFSEDGTYAYSKGAPEVILSSCTKIFLGGREEELTSERKQEILNVVNDMANLTLRVMGFAYRKVSEDTLAEDAEKEMVFAGLMGMRDLPREEVKTAIATCTSAGIRTVMITGDHKTTAFAIAKELGIFREGDLVLTGVELDALDNKEFEEIVEKVSVYARVYPEHKLRVVEALKKKGYIVAMTGDGVNDAPALKAADMGIAMGITGTDVSKEASSMILTDDNFASIVSAVEEGRNILKNIKNFIAYGLTCHIGLVLIVLVGVLAWQTLPVIAVQILWINLITDGLPPMALSLEAPDRGLMKQKPAKAKEGLVSKRMIIASLGLGLLIAIQSLGVLYWALGNGTPLPKIQTLIFTLVVVSLMFNAFNWRSERYSVFSLGIFTNKSLIYAVLSTILLQLAAIYVPFMQVAFRTVPLSLSDWAMIIPLASTTLIAMEFTKYLEWRRHR, encoded by the coding sequence ATGGGTTTAACTGGAGATAAAAACTGGATGTATTATGATGAAGCCGCAGACGCGGTTCTAAAGACCCTGAACACATCCGAAAACGGACTGAGTTCGGGAGAAGCGAAGAACCGGCTTGAAAAATACGGAAAAAACGAACTTAAAGAAGAAGAAAAGACCTCGGTTGTAAAGCTTTTTCTTTCTCAATTCAAAAGTTTCCTTATTATAATTTTGATCGCTGCAGCACTTGTTTCTGCTTTCCTTGGAGAGCTTATTGATGCTTTTGTTATCCTGTTTACCGTGTTCCTTGCTGGCGTGCTTGGTTTTGTTCAGGAATACAGGGCAGAAGAGTCAATAAAACTTTTGAAGGCACTTACCAGCCCAGAAGCTCTTGTTATAAGGGACGGGAAAGAAGTGAAAATTCCGTCTTCCCTGCTTGTTCCGGGCGATATTTTAGTTTTGCAGGCAGGAGATCGGATTCCTGCGGATGCAAGGCTTCTTGAAGCCCTCTCCCTGGAGATAGATGAGTCCTCACTCACCGGAGAATCAATTCCTGTGGGAAAATGTACAGACATCTTTCCTACCGAAACCCCACAGCCTGACAGGAAAAACATGGTTTACACAGGAACCTCGGTCACCTACGGCAGGGGTAAAGCCGTTGTTACGGCAACCGGCATGAATACGGCTTTCGGGAAACTTGCCGGGCTTCTGGGTGAAATCGAAAGGGAGAGAACACCCCTTCAGGAAAAACTTGACCAGTTCGGGCGCTGGCTCGGGACTGCAACCCTTATAGTCGTGGCTTTTGTGGCTATACTCGGAATTTTCCAGGGCTTTGATCCTTTTGAGATGTTTCTCTGGGGAGTTGCCCTTGCGGTTGCGGCTATCCCCGAAGCTCTCCCTGCGGTTGTGACAGTCGGGCTTGCGCTTGGTGTTCGGAGAATGGTAAAGAGGCACGCACTTATAAGAAGATTGCCATCAGTAGAAACACTTGGCTCTACCAATATTATTTGCACCGATAAGACCGGGACGCTTACCCAGAACAAGATGACTGTTGAAAAGGTGTACGTGAATGGAACCCTCTTGAGTGTTACTGGCGAAGGATATAAACCTGCAGGGGATTTCTTCAACGGGGACAAACCTGTTTCTGAAGACGTGCATCTTCACAGGCTGCTGATTGCAGGAGCTCTCTGTAACGATGCAGGACTGTTTGAGGAAAATGGAGTATGGGATATTACAGGTGACCCTACAGAAGGCGCTCTTGTAGTTGTGGCAGCTAAAGAAGGCATCTGGAAAACCGCCCTTGAGGAAAAACACAGGCGCAAAGGAGAAGTTCCTTTTTCTTCCGAGAGGAAGATGATGACCACTCTCAATTTTTCCGAAGATGGGACGTATGCATATTCCAAAGGAGCTCCTGAGGTTATCCTTTCTTCATGCACGAAAATTTTCCTTGGGGGGCGTGAAGAAGAATTAACCTCCGAAAGAAAGCAGGAAATCCTCAATGTAGTAAACGACATGGCAAATCTGACACTTCGGGTTATGGGATTTGCCTACCGCAAGGTTTCGGAAGACACTCTTGCTGAAGACGCTGAAAAAGAAATGGTTTTTGCAGGGCTTATGGGTATGCGTGACCTTCCTAGAGAGGAGGTAAAGACCGCGATTGCTACCTGTACCAGTGCAGGAATCCGGACCGTGATGATTACGGGCGACCACAAGACCACGGCTTTTGCGATTGCAAAGGAACTCGGGATTTTCCGGGAAGGAGATCTTGTCCTCACAGGTGTCGAACTGGATGCGCTTGACAATAAAGAATTCGAAGAAATCGTGGAAAAAGTCTCGGTCTACGCAAGGGTATATCCAGAACACAAGCTGAGAGTTGTTGAGGCACTCAAGAAGAAGGGATACATAGTTGCAATGACCGGAGACGGAGTAAATGACGCTCCTGCCCTGAAAGCAGCAGATATGGGAATAGCTATGGGTATTACAGGTACGGATGTCAGTAAGGAAGCCTCAAGCATGATCCTGACCGATGACAATTTCGCGTCCATCGTGTCGGCAGTCGAAGAGGGCCGGAATATCCTGAAGAATATTAAAAACTTCATTGCATACGGTCTTACCTGTCATATAGGCCTTGTACTTATCGTGCTTGTCGGAGTGCTTGCCTGGCAGACTCTGCCTGTCATTGCGGTTCAGATCCTCTGGATCAACCTTATTACCGATGGCCTGCCTCCAATGGCGCTTTCCCTGGAAGCTCCTGACAGGGGGCTTATGAAGCAGAAACCGGCTAAAGCAAAAGAAGGGCTGGTCTCAAAGCGAATGATTATAGCAAGCCTCGGACTGGGACTTTTAATTGCAATCCAGTCGCTTGGGGTTCTTTACTGGGCTCTCGGTAACGGGACGCCCCTTCCAAAAATTCAGACCTTAATCTTTACCCTAGTAGTTGTTTCACTTATGTTTAACGCCTTTAACTGGCGTTCGGAACGATATTCGGTATTTTCCCTGGGAATCTTTACAAATAAGTCCCTTATCTATGCAGTATTGAGCACAATACTCCTGCAGCTTGCTGCAATCTACGTGCCTTTCATGCAAGTGGCTTTCAGGACTGTTCCACTCTCGCTTTCCGACTGGGCAATGATAATCCCGCTGGCTTCAACCACCCTTATAGCCATGGAGTTTACGAAGTATCTGGAATGGAGAAGGCACAGGTAA
- the rsmA gene encoding 16S rRNA (adenine(1518)-N(6)/adenine(1519)-N(6))-dimethyltransferase RsmA, translating to MVRSLLKKYNIKGGTFDQHFLVDTDYLDRIVAAADLRPEDVVLEIGAGIGNLTERLARKAKKVIVIELDPALVRILHDRFDGVENIEIIAGDALKVDFPEFDKVVSNLPYSISSEITFKLLRHKFKLGILMYQYEFAARMVSQPNCKDYSRLTVDTCYFADASILMKVPKSAFQPAPEVDSAVVKLVPRPAPFEVKDQAFFMDFVAAVFSQRRKKLRNAILNTNHVLKIPSVKEVVARLPEDLMNKRAENLTPEELAQVANKIVDLKKSILAEETKEQ from the coding sequence CTGGTTCGTTCTCTTCTTAAAAAATATAATATAAAAGGAGGCACTTTTGATCAGCATTTTCTGGTCGACACAGACTATCTGGATAGGATAGTAGCTGCTGCTGATCTGAGACCCGAAGATGTTGTGCTTGAAATCGGTGCAGGTATTGGAAACCTTACAGAGAGGCTTGCACGGAAGGCAAAAAAAGTAATTGTAATTGAACTTGACCCTGCTCTAGTCAGGATTCTGCATGACCGTTTTGATGGGGTTGAAAATATCGAGATCATTGCTGGTGATGCTCTTAAAGTAGATTTCCCTGAATTCGATAAGGTCGTTTCAAACCTTCCCTACTCCATCTCTTCGGAGATTACCTTCAAGCTCCTCCGCCATAAATTCAAGCTTGGCATTCTCATGTACCAGTACGAGTTTGCAGCCAGGATGGTTTCCCAGCCCAACTGTAAGGACTATTCGCGTCTTACGGTTGATACGTGCTATTTCGCTGACGCTTCTATTTTGATGAAAGTCCCGAAGAGCGCTTTCCAGCCGGCACCAGAGGTTGATTCTGCAGTTGTTAAACTTGTGCCTCGCCCTGCACCTTTCGAGGTCAAAGACCAGGCTTTTTTCATGGATTTCGTGGCTGCAGTTTTCAGCCAGCGCCGGAAAAAATTGAGAAACGCAATCCTGAATACGAATCATGTGCTCAAAATTCCCAGCGTTAAAGAAGTGGTTGCCCGGCTTCCTGAGGATTTAATGAACAAACGCGCTGAGAACCTGACTCCAGAGGAGCTTGCACAGGTCGCAAACAAGATAGTTGATTTAAAGAAATCAATTCTCGCAGAAGAAACAAAAGAACAATAA
- a CDS encoding HemK2/MTQ2 family protein methyltransferase: MVEIEYKKARIRLGDTNLVYEPAEDSFLLTDAALIEAKPGMHILEIGTGSGFVSAVLLANLKDIRLIATEINPHAARCAKMNGVEVIRTDLFKGLKPRHPETLFDLILFNPPYLPTSREEKVPGWLNYAFDGGTSGRDTLNHFLDEVKNYLKPGGEILVLISSITGLEAVKGKMEKLGFAVEVVARKKVSFEELMVIRGKLT, from the coding sequence ATGGTTGAAATCGAATACAAAAAAGCCAGGATCAGGCTTGGAGACACGAACCTTGTCTATGAGCCTGCCGAAGATTCTTTTTTACTTACCGATGCAGCCCTGATAGAGGCAAAACCAGGTATGCACATCCTTGAAATCGGGACAGGCTCTGGTTTCGTATCAGCCGTACTCCTTGCAAACCTGAAAGACATCCGCCTTATCGCCACCGAGATTAACCCGCACGCTGCACGCTGTGCGAAAATGAATGGGGTTGAGGTTATCCGCACCGACCTTTTCAAAGGGCTAAAACCCCGGCATCCGGAGACTCTTTTTGACCTTATTCTCTTTAACCCGCCCTATCTGCCCACCTCAAGAGAGGAAAAAGTCCCTGGATGGTTAAATTATGCTTTTGACGGCGGAACCAGTGGAAGAGATACTCTGAACCATTTTCTGGATGAAGTAAAGAATTATCTCAAGCCAGGAGGGGAAATTCTTGTGCTTATCTCCTCTATTACCGGGCTGGAAGCGGTTAAGGGTAAAATGGAGAAATTAGGGTTTGCGGTTGAGGTTGTGGCAAGAAAAAAGGTTTCTTTTGAGGAATTGATGGTTATCCGGGGAAAATTAACGTGA
- a CDS encoding 50S ribosomal protein L21e, protein MTNSHGEKRCTRYKLQKTVRERGISPVSRAIQEFEVGQMVHIDIDPSVQKGMPNPKFQGSTGKVIGQRGRSYILQVRNGNAIKEVISLPQHLKPQKY, encoded by the coding sequence ATGACAAACTCCCACGGCGAAAAACGCTGCACAAGGTACAAGTTACAGAAGACAGTTCGTGAAAGAGGAATTTCCCCTGTAAGCAGGGCAATTCAGGAATTCGAAGTAGGGCAGATGGTTCATATCGACATCGACCCAAGCGTTCAGAAAGGTATGCCCAATCCTAAGTTCCAGGGCTCTACCGGAAAGGTAATCGGGCAGCGTGGCCGTTCGTATATTCTTCAAGTCCGCAACGGAAATGCAATTAAGGAAGTTATTTCTCTTCCTCAGCACCTCAAACCACAGAAATATTAA
- a CDS encoding DUF655 domain-containing protein: MRVEKSQSERPYAGRSAAEKPSYGGRRPTGKPQSNRQSERASRSSGKSQEILQEREEYAWVLDYLPYGKSVNSAASYQKKPLVQAIGDKKFTLMELVPKNGVVPQIQSRVYIGPGDRDEIDHVKQRIGYSELTAGAILELPFILEACVRSQEERFVKFFNEARSITTRLHMLDLLPGIGKKLMWSIIDERKKGEFKSFQDIRERIPSLHDPAKVIANRIEEELKDDFIKYRLFTTPPRRQKAE, from the coding sequence ATGAGAGTAGAGAAGTCGCAATCAGAAAGACCGTACGCTGGCAGGTCAGCTGCTGAAAAACCTTCTTATGGCGGCAGGCGTCCAACAGGCAAACCGCAATCAAATAGACAATCAGAGAGAGCTTCACGCTCATCCGGAAAATCCCAGGAAATTTTGCAGGAAAGAGAGGAATATGCATGGGTTCTTGACTACCTCCCATATGGGAAGTCCGTTAATAGCGCCGCTTCATACCAGAAGAAGCCTCTTGTCCAGGCTATAGGAGACAAAAAATTTACCCTTATGGAGCTTGTTCCCAAAAACGGTGTAGTTCCTCAGATTCAATCAAGGGTCTATATAGGCCCTGGAGATCGGGATGAAATCGATCACGTAAAGCAAAGAATAGGTTATTCTGAGCTTACGGCAGGAGCCATTCTTGAACTGCCTTTTATCCTTGAGGCATGTGTCAGGTCTCAGGAGGAGCGCTTTGTAAAATTTTTTAACGAAGCCCGTTCCATAACTACACGCCTGCATATGCTTGATCTTCTGCCCGGGATAGGCAAAAAACTCATGTGGTCTATAATCGATGAGCGCAAAAAAGGAGAATTCAAGAGTTTCCAGGATATCCGTGAGAGAATTCCAAGCCTGCATGACCCGGCTAAAGTCATCGCCAACAGGATTGAAGAAGAACTAAAGGATGATTTCATCAAGTACAGGCTGTTCACAACTCCTCCACGTCGCCAGAAAGCTGAGTGA
- a CDS encoding metallophosphoesterase produces MKILAISDPHGDYSKIRKMMEKAGDFDLAVIVGDITHFGPDEKVEELMELFDKPVLAIPGNCDQRSILNALDASKATNLHGKIEQIGNISFIGLGGSNPTPFNTPFELSEEEIEKALEGMVCSAENAGECGTIVLLTHAPPHGARDELPFGHVGSKAIQKFVDRVDLIICGHIHEAKGLEKVGKTVVLNPGEASKGSCALVHLQEPEGKPIEVEFVEV; encoded by the coding sequence ATGAAGATACTGGCTATTTCTGATCCCCATGGGGATTATTCGAAGATAAGGAAAATGATGGAAAAGGCAGGAGATTTCGACCTGGCGGTTATTGTCGGAGATATTACTCATTTCGGACCCGATGAGAAGGTAGAAGAACTGATGGAACTCTTTGATAAGCCCGTGCTGGCAATTCCTGGAAATTGTGATCAGAGAAGTATTTTGAATGCCCTTGACGCCTCAAAGGCTACGAATCTGCACGGGAAGATTGAGCAAATAGGAAATATCAGTTTTATAGGGCTTGGCGGCTCAAATCCCACCCCTTTCAACACACCATTTGAGCTTTCAGAAGAGGAAATTGAGAAAGCCCTTGAAGGAATGGTCTGCTCTGCCGAAAATGCAGGTGAGTGTGGAACCATAGTACTTCTGACTCATGCTCCCCCCCATGGCGCACGAGATGAACTTCCTTTCGGGCACGTGGGCAGTAAGGCTATCCAGAAATTCGTTGACAGGGTAGATCTGATAATCTGCGGGCATATCCATGAGGCAAAAGGTCTGGAGAAAGTTGGAAAAACCGTAGTGCTAAACCCTGGCGAAGCTTCCAAAGGTTCCTGCGCCCTTGTTCACCTTCAAGAACCGGAAGGCAAACCCATTGAGGTCGAATTTGTAGAGGTATAA
- the trmY gene encoding tRNA (pseudouridine(54)-N(1))-methyltransferase TrmY, with product MRDIVIIGHKAKTDGDFSLNDLPGSAGRMDILCRCVSSALFLSFGMRRDVNVHLLLLGEPDPGKIIRFEGLHLRYLNPDERSSGSLIQKALKKDATEQDIRSTPGVWIRRGDLGFLLSKFEGRTLFYLREDGEDIRAIANEIRDPVFFLGDHIGVTEEEEKQLLKAGAKIISVGPLSLHSNHCITLVHNELDRAEAQRGELPGEIERRIEN from the coding sequence ATGCGCGATATCGTTATTATAGGGCATAAGGCAAAGACAGACGGCGATTTTTCTTTAAACGATCTTCCTGGTTCCGCTGGAAGAATGGATATCCTTTGCCGCTGTGTGAGTTCTGCCCTTTTTCTCTCCTTCGGAATGCGCAGGGATGTAAATGTACACTTGCTGCTTCTTGGAGAACCTGACCCAGGAAAAATTATCAGGTTTGAAGGGCTTCACCTGAGATATCTCAATCCAGACGAGCGAAGCAGCGGTTCTCTTATCCAGAAAGCCCTTAAAAAGGATGCAACTGAGCAAGATATTCGTTCCACTCCAGGCGTCTGGATTCGCAGGGGAGACCTTGGTTTCCTGCTCTCGAAGTTTGAGGGGCGCACCCTTTTCTACCTGAGAGAGGACGGCGAGGACATCAGGGCAATTGCAAATGAGATTCGGGACCCTGTCTTCTTCTTGGGAGACCATATAGGGGTTACCGAAGAAGAGGAAAAGCAGCTTCTTAAGGCAGGGGCGAAAATTATCTCGGTGGGTCCTCTTTCCCTTCACTCCAATCACTGCATAACCCTTGTGCATAATGAGCTGGACAGAGCTGAAGCGCAAAGAGGGGAATTGCCCGGAGAAATCGAACGCAGGATTGAGAACTAA
- a CDS encoding S8 family peptidase: MITTAGAVPVIVDFKDKAHPEIVQFYGNVTHCYKYIPAVAADLPEQAIENLKKNNKIAYIELDYEVSTLEETATWGITRIGAPLVHTNGNKGAGINVAIIDTGINYNHPDLHDNYKGGYDFVNDDIDPLDDNGHGTHCAGIIAAADNDIGVIGVAPEANIYSLKTVNSTGSGSISDLIAAIEWAIETRKDADTSNDIQIISMSLASKSGVTALEAACSQAYNSGILLIAAAGNYGNIEGTGDSVVYPGAYSSVIAVAAVDSFNNRASFSSTGPAVELTALGVNILSISYQDGLKSLNGTSMACPHVAGTAALVLAANPSFTNDKVRDRLAQTATDLGAPGRDNLYGYGLVNAEAAVAAHTL, encoded by the coding sequence ATGATCACCACAGCTGGAGCGGTGCCGGTGATCGTAGATTTCAAAGATAAAGCTCACCCGGAGATTGTACAGTTTTATGGAAATGTAACGCACTGCTACAAATATATCCCTGCAGTAGCTGCTGATCTTCCGGAGCAGGCTATTGAAAATCTGAAAAAGAATAACAAAATCGCATACATAGAACTAGACTACGAAGTAAGTACATTAGAAGAGACCGCAACGTGGGGAATAACCAGAATTGGGGCTCCATTGGTACATACAAATGGCAACAAGGGGGCTGGAATCAACGTTGCAATAATAGACACCGGAATTAATTATAATCATCCTGACCTGCATGATAACTATAAAGGAGGATATGATTTCGTAAACGATGATATCGATCCTCTTGATGATAACGGGCATGGGACACATTGTGCTGGTATCATTGCTGCGGCAGATAATGATATAGGAGTTATCGGCGTTGCTCCTGAAGCCAATATCTATTCACTCAAAACGGTTAACAGTACAGGAAGCGGTAGTATCAGCGACTTGATAGCCGCAATTGAATGGGCAATTGAGACTCGTAAGGATGCAGACACCTCAAACGATATTCAGATAATATCTATGAGTCTGGCTTCAAAAAGTGGAGTGACAGCACTGGAAGCAGCGTGCTCACAAGCGTACAATTCCGGAATTCTGCTGATTGCAGCTGCTGGGAATTATGGAAACATCGAAGGAACAGGAGACTCTGTAGTTTATCCGGGAGCCTATAGTTCGGTAATAGCAGTTGCAGCAGTCGACTCCTTTAATAATAGGGCTTCATTCTCAAGCACAGGTCCAGCTGTTGAGCTTACTGCACTGGGCGTTAACATACTCTCAATCTCCTATCAGGATGGCTTGAAGTCGTTAAATGGGACATCTATGGCGTGCCCTCATGTTGCAGGAACTGCAGCACTGGTTCTGGCAGCAAACCCATCTTTCACCAACGATAAAGTAAGAGACAGGCTTGCACAAACAGCTACAGACCTTGGGGCTCCAGGAAGGGACAACCTGTATGGATATGGACTTGTGAATGCAGAGGCTGCTGTGGCTGCCCACACCTTATGA
- a CDS encoding tRNA pseudouridine(54/55) synthase Pus10, whose amino-acid sequence MDVLEISKKILHEGPVCDNCLGRQFAKLSTGLSNRERGQALKLALALEGDRIYKTENDDSLLRELAPCSELARKTLGIMGEDEQCWVCLDQFKKLDEWADKAAKALEGLEYSTFLVGTKVSGLLSENEEILWAEIGTAYAEQLKSELNREVGKRIAEKVQKDVDFENPDITITLELARNEVELQIRSVYILGRYRKLVRGIPQTRWPCRKCKGKGCERCGFTGKQYPESVDELIKGPVVEAFQAVDTAFHGSGREDIDALMLGSGRPFIVEAKSPKKRSADLEALMRDINEKAAGKVEVSELTFTGKDMIETLKSSKADKTYKLKVTFKEPVSEEKLKSSLEALSGAEISQQTPKRVVHRRADLIRKRRVHSIRLEELTDEGYAYITVNCEGGLYVKELISGDEGRTKPSLSELLGVPALVEDLDVINVDI is encoded by the coding sequence ATGGATGTACTTGAAATCTCAAAAAAGATTCTTCACGAAGGTCCCGTATGTGACAACTGCCTGGGTCGCCAGTTTGCAAAACTGTCCACCGGCCTGAGCAACAGAGAACGTGGGCAGGCACTGAAACTAGCCCTTGCCCTGGAAGGGGACCGAATCTACAAAACTGAAAATGACGATTCTCTTCTTAGGGAGCTTGCCCCTTGCAGTGAGCTTGCAAGAAAAACACTTGGAATCATGGGTGAAGATGAACAGTGCTGGGTTTGCCTTGACCAGTTCAAAAAACTGGACGAGTGGGCTGATAAAGCTGCAAAAGCCCTTGAGGGTCTTGAATACTCAACATTCCTCGTGGGCACAAAGGTTAGTGGGCTTCTGAGTGAGAACGAAGAGATACTCTGGGCAGAGATAGGAACTGCATACGCTGAACAGCTTAAGAGCGAGCTTAACAGGGAAGTGGGTAAAAGAATAGCTGAAAAAGTCCAGAAAGATGTGGATTTTGAGAACCCTGACATCACAATTACCCTTGAACTTGCAAGAAACGAGGTTGAACTCCAGATCCGCTCGGTATATATTCTGGGGCGCTATCGCAAACTGGTCAGGGGAATCCCCCAGACTCGCTGGCCGTGCAGGAAATGCAAGGGAAAGGGATGCGAAAGATGCGGTTTTACAGGGAAGCAGTACCCGGAATCCGTAGACGAGCTTATAAAAGGGCCTGTAGTCGAAGCTTTCCAGGCAGTAGATACGGCTTTTCACGGTTCAGGCAGAGAAGATATCGATGCCCTGATGCTTGGCAGTGGAAGGCCTTTTATAGTGGAAGCAAAATCCCCTAAAAAACGCAGCGCAGATCTTGAAGCCCTCATGAGAGATATCAACGAAAAAGCTGCAGGAAAGGTTGAGGTAAGCGAGCTTACCTTCACTGGAAAAGATATGATTGAGACCCTGAAAAGCTCAAAGGCGGATAAAACTTATAAGCTTAAAGTTACATTTAAAGAGCCTGTTTCAGAGGAAAAGCTTAAATCCAGTCTTGAGGCTTTAAGTGGCGCAGAAATCTCCCAGCAAACTCCAAAGCGTGTGGTTCACAGACGAGCCGACCTTATCAGGAAGAGGCGCGTACATAGTATCAGGCTTGAGGAACTGACAGATGAGGGCTACGCTTACATAACAGTAAATTGCGAAGGCGGACTGTATGTAAAAGAGCTTATTTCCGGAGATGAGGGCAGGACAAAACCGAGCCTGAGCGAACTTTTAGGAGTTCCTGCGCTTGTGGAAGATCTTGATGTGATTAACGTTGATATTTAA
- a CDS encoding pyridoxamine 5'-phosphate oxidase family protein, producing the protein MPANLIEYFNKAPRLGVLSTSSSDGRVDSAVFGSPQMIDEKTVLAATANNRTFANLLENPYATYTIIEPADSITDWKGIRVYMKLKEYTTSGELLEMIRTQAANFVGEEAAKLLHAALTFEVYEVRPLIDFGQGWEKSI; encoded by the coding sequence ATGCCAGCAAACTTGATTGAATATTTTAATAAAGCTCCAAGGCTTGGCGTCCTCAGTACGTCAAGCAGTGACGGACGGGTCGATTCTGCTGTTTTCGGCTCGCCTCAAATGATTGATGAAAAGACTGTTCTGGCGGCAACTGCCAACAACCGTACCTTTGCAAACCTCCTGGAGAATCCTTATGCGACTTATACTATCATAGAGCCTGCAGACTCGATTACGGATTGGAAAGGCATCCGGGTTTATATGAAACTGAAGGAATATACGACATCCGGGGAACTGCTCGAAATGATCCGGACCCAGGCTGCAAATTTCGTAGGCGAGGAAGCTGCGAAGCTATTACACGCTGCATTGACCTTCGAGGTCTATGAGGTCAGACCATTGATAGATTTCGGGCAGGGATGGGAGAAATCGATCTGA
- a CDS encoding RNA polymerase Rpb4 family protein: protein MIVKEVLSEELLTLAEVKELLTKIADERREQGLEIGYSFRKALHHAELFSKISGEKSRELVNKLLELEKMKPSIAIRIADILPQSRDEIRSIYAKEKYTLSNEELDQILDYVLEAIE, encoded by the coding sequence ATGATAGTTAAGGAAGTCCTCAGTGAAGAATTATTGACCTTGGCCGAAGTTAAAGAACTACTTACCAAGATCGCAGACGAGCGCAGGGAGCAGGGGCTTGAGATAGGATACAGTTTCAGAAAAGCCCTGCATCATGCTGAACTGTTTTCAAAAATCAGCGGGGAAAAATCAAGAGAACTGGTTAACAAGTTATTAGAGCTTGAAAAAATGAAGCCTTCAATCGCTATCAGGATCGCAGATATTTTGCCTCAGTCAAGGGACGAAATCCGATCAATCTACGCTAAAGAGAAATATACCCTGAGCAACGAGGAATTGGATCAGATTCTCGATTACGTGCTGGAAGCCATTGAATAA